GCTTCGTGGAAGACAACTGGGAAAACCCAACGCTGGGTGCCTGGGGTCTGGGCTGGGAAGTGTGGCTGAACGGCATGGAAGTGACGCAGTTCACCTACTTCCAGCAGGTTGGCGGCCTGGAGTGCAAGCCGGTTACCGGTGAAATCACCTACGGTCTGGAGCGCCTGGCGATGTACATCCAGGGCGTGGACAGCGTTTACGATCTGGTGTGGAGCGACGGTCCGCTGGGTAAAACCACCTACGGCGACGTGTTCCATCAGAACGAAGTGGAGCAGTCCACCTATAACTTCGAATACGCCGACGTCGATTTCCTGTTCGCCTGCTTCGAGCAGTACGAGAAAGAGGCGCAGAGCCTGCTGGCGCTGGAAAAACCGCTGCCGCTGCCTGCCTACGAGCGTATTCTGAAAGCCGCACACAGCTTTAACCTGCTGGATGCCCGCAAAGCCATCTCCGTCACCGAGCGTCAGCGTTATATTCTGCGTATCCGCACCCTGACGAAAGCCGTGGCCGAAGCCTATTACGCCTCCCGCGAGGCGCTGGGCTTCCCGATGTGCAAAAAGTCTGAACAACTGGAAAACGATTAAGAGGCAGCCATGACTGATAAAACCTTCCTGGTGGAGATCGGCACCGAAGAGCTGCCTCCGAAAGCCCTGCGCAGCCTGGCCGAGTCCTTCGCGGCAAACTTTACCGCTGAACTGGATGCGGCGGGCCTGGCCCACGGCGACGTGAAGTGGTTCGCCGCGCCGCGCCGCCTGGCGCTGAAAGTCGCCAACCTGAGCGCCGCACAGCCGGATCGCGAAGTGGAAAAACGCGGCCCGGCAATTGCCGCCGCGTTTGACGCCAGCGGCGTGGCCACCAAGGCCGCCGAAGGCTGGGCACGCGGCTGCGGCATCACCGTCGATCAGGCTGAACGCCTGAGCACCGACAAAGGTGAATGGCTGGTGTACCGTGCGAAAGTGACCGGAGAGCGCGCTCAGGCACTGCTGCCGGCGATGATCGCCACTTCCCTGGCGAAGCTGCCGATCCCGAAACTGATGCGCTGGGGCGCGTCTGACGTGCAGTTCGTGCGTCCGGTGCATACCGTGACCATCCTGCTCGGCGACGAGCTGATTCCGGCCACCATTCTGGGTATCGATTCGGCGCGCACCATCCGCGGCCACCGCTTTATGGGCGAGCCGGAGTTCACCATCGACAACGCCGACCAGTATCCCGCGATCCTGCTGGAGCGCGGTAAAGTGCAGGCGGATTTTGAAGCCCGTAAAGCCACGATCAAAGCCGATGCCGAAGAAGCTGCCCGTAAAATCGGCGGCGTTGCCGATCTGAGCGAAAGCCTGCTGGAAGAAGTCACCTCCCTGGTGGAGTGGCCGGTGGTGCTGACGGCGAAGTTTGAAGAGAAGTTCCTCGCGGTTCCGGCTGAAGCGCTGGTGTACACCATGAAGGGCGATCAGAAGTATTTCCCGGTGTACGACACCGCGGGCAAGCTGCTGCCAAACTTCATCTTCGTGACCAACATTATCTCGAAAGATCAGCAGCAGATTATCTCCGGTAACGAGAAGGTGGTGCGTCCACGCCTCGCCGACGCCGAGTTCTTCTTCAACAGCGACCGTAAACGTCGTCTGGAAGATAACCTGCCGCGTCTGGAAACCGTGCTGTTCCAGAAAGAGCTGGGCACCCTGCGCGACAAAACTGACCGCATTCAGGCGCTGGCGGGCTGGATTGCCGCACAGATTGGCGCGGATGTGAATCATGCCACTCGTGCTGGTTTATTGTCCAAGTGCGATCTGATGACCAACATGGTGTTCGAATTTACCGACACCCAGGGCGTGATGGGCATGCACTAT
This portion of the Erwinia sp. SLM-02 genome encodes:
- the glyQ gene encoding glycine--tRNA ligase subunit alpha, which codes for MQKFDTKTFQGLILTLQDYWARQGCTIIQPLDMEVGAGTSHPMTCLRALGPEPTAVAYVQPSRRPTDGRYGENPNRLQHYYQFQVIIKPSPDNIQELYLGSLKELGMDPTIHDIRFVEDNWENPTLGAWGLGWEVWLNGMEVTQFTYFQQVGGLECKPVTGEITYGLERLAMYIQGVDSVYDLVWSDGPLGKTTYGDVFHQNEVEQSTYNFEYADVDFLFACFEQYEKEAQSLLALEKPLPLPAYERILKAAHSFNLLDARKAISVTERQRYILRIRTLTKAVAEAYYASREALGFPMCKKSEQLEND
- the glyS gene encoding glycine--tRNA ligase subunit beta, whose translation is MTDKTFLVEIGTEELPPKALRSLAESFAANFTAELDAAGLAHGDVKWFAAPRRLALKVANLSAAQPDREVEKRGPAIAAAFDASGVATKAAEGWARGCGITVDQAERLSTDKGEWLVYRAKVTGERAQALLPAMIATSLAKLPIPKLMRWGASDVQFVRPVHTVTILLGDELIPATILGIDSARTIRGHRFMGEPEFTIDNADQYPAILLERGKVQADFEARKATIKADAEEAARKIGGVADLSESLLEEVTSLVEWPVVLTAKFEEKFLAVPAEALVYTMKGDQKYFPVYDTAGKLLPNFIFVTNIISKDQQQIISGNEKVVRPRLADAEFFFNSDRKRRLEDNLPRLETVLFQKELGTLRDKTDRIQALAGWIAAQIGADVNHATRAGLLSKCDLMTNMVFEFTDTQGVMGMHYARHDGEAEDVAVALNEQYQPRFAGDELPSNPIACALAIADKMDTLAGIFGIGQHPKGDKDPFALRRAALGVLRIIVEKNLPLDLQTLTEEAVRLYGSKLSNAKVVDEVIDFMLGRFRTWYQEEGHSVDTIQAVLARRPTRPADFDARMKAVSHFRTLEAAATLAAANKRVSNILAKSSEPLNDSVQAVLLKENEEIKLATYVSALSSKLQPYFAEGRYQEALIELAELRETVDNFFDKVMVNADDQAVRINRLTLLAKLRELFLQVADISLLQ